The following are encoded in a window of Sulfitobacter pacificus genomic DNA:
- a CDS encoding pseudomurein-binding repeat-containing protein: MREMQEGAYEKRGEQYLLIKSPPASGKSRALMFIALDKLYNQGLRQAIVVVPEKSIGSSFNDEPLSKYGFWADWTVQPRWNLCNAPGGDDGKVGAVGKFLASDDKVLVCTHATFRFAVDKFGIEAFDDRLIAVDEFHHVSANPDNKLGTHLGALVARDKVHLVAMTGSYFRGDAEAVLSPEDEAKFDTFTYTYYQQLNGYKYLKTLDIGYFFYSGSYADDILKVLDPTEKTILHIPNVNSRESTKDKHREVEHIIDALGDWQGADPITGFQLVKTPEERVLRIADLVDDEPAKRDKVSNALKDPAHKNNRDHVDIIIALGMAKEGFDWIWCEHALTVGYRASLTEIVQIIGRATRDAEGKMRARFTNLIAEPDAAAEAVTEAVNDTLKAIAASLLMEQVLAPRFNFTPKTVKSGPVEGFDYGEGGYDPNKENVGFDEASGQFQIEIKGLVEPKSKEAKRICQEDLNEVITAFVQDKTTIERGLFDEELVPEELTQVRMGKIVGARFPELDAEDQEAVRQHAVAALNLTQKAKEIALSNRDDTETTGNTALIDGVRKFAMDVRELDIDLIDRINPFGEAYSILAKTMSEESLRQVQAVISAKKVQLSPDEARDLAKRAVKFKQERGRLPSITSPDPWEKKMAEGVAYLARMKQEAANG, translated from the coding sequence GAAGCGGGGCGAGCAATACCTGCTGATCAAGTCGCCGCCGGCATCTGGCAAAAGCCGCGCGCTCATGTTCATAGCACTCGACAAGCTATACAACCAGGGCCTGCGTCAGGCCATCGTCGTGGTGCCAGAAAAATCCATCGGGTCCAGCTTCAACGACGAGCCACTGAGCAAGTACGGCTTCTGGGCAGACTGGACCGTGCAACCGCGATGGAACCTGTGCAACGCTCCCGGCGGGGATGATGGCAAAGTGGGCGCTGTCGGCAAGTTCTTGGCGAGCGACGACAAGGTTCTGGTCTGCACCCACGCGACCTTTCGGTTCGCCGTGGACAAGTTCGGGATTGAAGCGTTTGACGATCGGCTCATCGCGGTAGACGAGTTTCACCACGTCTCTGCCAACCCTGATAATAAGCTGGGCACGCATCTGGGCGCCCTTGTCGCGCGCGACAAGGTGCATCTGGTTGCGATGACCGGGTCCTATTTCCGCGGCGATGCCGAAGCCGTTCTGTCGCCCGAAGATGAGGCAAAGTTCGATACCTTCACCTATACCTACTATCAGCAATTGAATGGCTACAAATACCTCAAGACGCTTGACATCGGTTATTTCTTCTATTCCGGGTCCTATGCGGACGACATTCTCAAGGTTTTGGATCCGACCGAGAAGACGATCCTTCACATCCCGAACGTGAACTCGCGCGAAAGCACCAAGGACAAGCATCGCGAGGTCGAGCATATCATTGACGCCCTGGGCGATTGGCAGGGAGCGGATCCCATCACAGGCTTTCAGCTGGTCAAGACGCCCGAGGAGCGGGTGCTGCGCATCGCCGATCTGGTCGATGATGAACCGGCCAAGCGGGACAAGGTGTCCAACGCACTGAAGGACCCTGCGCATAAGAACAACCGCGACCATGTCGACATCATCATCGCCCTCGGGATGGCGAAAGAAGGGTTTGACTGGATCTGGTGCGAACACGCCCTGACGGTGGGTTATCGCGCCAGCCTGACGGAGATCGTGCAGATCATCGGCCGTGCCACCCGCGATGCCGAGGGCAAGATGCGCGCGCGCTTCACCAACCTTATCGCGGAGCCCGACGCCGCGGCCGAAGCCGTGACCGAGGCAGTCAACGATACACTGAAAGCGATCGCAGCGAGCCTGCTGATGGAACAGGTGCTGGCCCCGCGTTTCAACTTCACACCCAAGACCGTGAAAAGTGGCCCTGTCGAAGGGTTTGATTACGGTGAGGGCGGCTATGATCCCAACAAGGAAAACGTCGGCTTCGACGAGGCCAGCGGGCAGTTCCAGATCGAAATCAAAGGCCTGGTCGAACCCAAGAGCAAGGAAGCCAAGCGCATCTGCCAAGAGGACCTCAATGAGGTCATCACAGCTTTCGTTCAGGACAAGACTACGATCGAACGGGGTCTCTTCGACGAAGAGCTGGTGCCGGAGGAACTGACGCAGGTCCGCATGGGCAAGATTGTCGGTGCTAGGTTCCCAGAGCTAGATGCAGAGGATCAGGAAGCGGTGCGCCAACACGCAGTTGCTGCGCTGAACCTGACCCAAAAGGCAAAAGAGATCGCGCTGTCGAACCGCGATGACACAGAAACAACCGGCAATACCGCCTTGATCGACGGGGTGCGCAAATTCGCAATGGACGTGCGCGAACTCGACATCGACCTGATTGATCGCATCAACCCGTTCGGCGAAGCCTACTCGATTCTGGCAAAGACTATGAGCGAGGAAAGCCTTCGGCAGGTCCAGGCCGTCATCTCGGCGAAAAAAGTGCAACTGTCACCGGATGAGGCGCGCGATCTTGCGAAGCGAGCCGTCAAGTTCAAGCAAGAGC